GGGCAGCAGTGGGGGCAGGCCGTCTCCGCCTACCGCGAGTACATGCGCAGCGTCCCCGACTCGGTGCTGGCGCCCACGCCGCCCGAGGAGCTGCTGGCGATCCACGACCTGCTGGAGTCGGTGGTGCGCCGCTCGCTCGCCGAGATCCACGCGGGCGGCTGACGCCGGGCGCGGGATGGAGCTCACCCCCGGGACGGTGGTGCGGGCCGCGGAGGGCCAGGTCTCGACCGAGGTGGAGGGCGAGGCCGTGATCCTGGGGCTTGCCGACGAGGTCTACTACGGGCTCGACGGCGCCGGCGCCCTGGTGTGGTCGCTCCTGGCCGAGCCGCGCACGGTGGCCGAGCTGCGCGACGCGGTGGTCGCCGAGTACGAGGTGGACGCCGAGACGGCCGGGCGGGACCTGGTGCGGCTCCTGGACGAGCTGCGCGAGCGGCGGCTGGTGGAGGTCGTCTCCTGAAGCCCCGGCCGGACCGCGCGGCCGCCGGTGGAGCCGGACGGAGGCCGCCGTCTCTCCCGCCCGCCCCCCGCCGCCTCCCCGCCCCGCCGTGAGCGGCTTCGTCGCGATCGTGCACCGCGACGGCGCGCCGGTGGACCCCGGGGTGCTGGCGCGGCTCACGGAGGCGATGGCCTTCCGCGGGCCCGACGCGCGGGAGACGGCACTGGTCGGCCGCGTGGGGCTGGGGCACGCGCTGCTGCGGGTGGAGCGGGAGTCGCAAGCGGAGCGGCAGCCGCTGGAGCTGGGCGGGCGCTGGCTGGTGGGCGACGTGCGGCTGGACGCGCGCGGCGAGCTCGTGGACGCGCTCCGCGCCGCCGGGCTCCCCGCGCGGGAGGAGGCCCCCGACGCCGAGCTGGCGCTCCTGGCGTACGCCGCGTGGGGGGAGCGCGCCCCGGAGCGCCTGCTGGGCGACTACTCGTTCGCGGTGTGGGACGCGCCCCGCCGCCGCCTCTTCGCGGCCCGCGACGCGCTGGGGGTGCGGCCCCTGTTCTACGCCGAGGCGGGCCCCGCGCTGGTGGTGTCGAACACGCTCGACGCCGTGCGCGCTCACCCCGCGGTGCCGGCCGAGCTGAACGAGCAGGCGGTGGGCGACTTCCTCCTGCTGGGGATGAACCACGAGGTCGACACCACCTTCTTCGCGGCCGTGCGGCGCCTCCCGGGCGGGCACGCGCTGACCTGGGAGGAGGGCGGCGCTCCGGTGGTCCGCCGCTGGTGGAGCCTCCCGCTGGACGGCCGGGTGCGCTACCGCCGCGCGGAAGAGTACGCGGAGCACTACCGGGCGCTCCTGGACCGGGCCGTGGCCGACCGGCTGCGCACCGACCGGGCGGGGATCTTCCTGAGCGGCGGGCTGGACTCGACCTCGGTGGCGGCGTCGGCGCACGCGGCGCTCTCGGCCCGCGGCGCCCCGTTCGACCTGCGGGCGCACACGTCGGTGTCGGAGGCGCTGATCCCCGGCGACCGGGAGGGGGAGCTCGCGGGGATGGTGGCCGGGCGGCTCGGCATCCCCCACCGCCCGCACGTGGTGGACGGCTACCGGCCGTACGACGGGTGGGACCTCCCCCGCATGCACGCGCCGGAGCCGTACGACAACCCGCTGGGGATCGTCTTCAGCAGCCAGGTGGCGGAGGTCGCCGGGTACGCGCGGCTGGTGCTGGGCGGCGAGGGGGGCGACCTGCTCTTCTACCCCTCGCACGGCCACTTCCGCAGGGTGCTGGCGCGGGGGCGGGCGCTCCGCTTCGCGCGCGACGCCTGGGCGTACCTGCGCCGGGTGCACGCGCCGCCGCCGGTGGGGGCGCGCACCGCCTGGAGGCGGCTGCGCGGGCGGGGCGAGTGGGCGCCCGCGGTGCCGGAGTGGGTCCGCCCCGACTTCGCGCGGCGCGTGGGGCTCCACGAGCGGTGGGCGCGCTTCCGGGCGGCCGAGACGGCGCGGGCGCTGCACCCGGAGCGCCCCGAGGGCCACGAGCGGCTCCTGTCGCCGTACTGGCCGTACGTCTTCTCGGTGTACGACCCCGGGACCACGCGGCTGCCGGTGCGCGCGGCACTTCCACTGTTCGACCTGCGTCTGGTAGATTTCGTGTTCGCCGTTCCGCCGGTTCCCTGGCTGCCGGACAAGACGCTGGCGCGCGAGGCGATGCGCGGCCGCCTCCCCGAGGCGGTGCGGAGGCGGCCCAAGAGCCCGGTGTCCGTCTGGCCGCTGCTGGCCCACCTGCAGCGCTACGGGGCC
This genomic interval from Longimicrobium sp. contains the following:
- a CDS encoding asparagine synthase-related protein, whose amino-acid sequence is MSGFVAIVHRDGAPVDPGVLARLTEAMAFRGPDARETALVGRVGLGHALLRVERESQAERQPLELGGRWLVGDVRLDARGELVDALRAAGLPAREEAPDAELALLAYAAWGERAPERLLGDYSFAVWDAPRRRLFAARDALGVRPLFYAEAGPALVVSNTLDAVRAHPAVPAELNEQAVGDFLLLGMNHEVDTTFFAAVRRLPGGHALTWEEGGAPVVRRWWSLPLDGRVRYRRAEEYAEHYRALLDRAVADRLRTDRAGIFLSGGLDSTSVAASAHAALSARGAPFDLRAHTSVSEALIPGDREGELAGMVAGRLGIPHRPHVVDGYRPYDGWDLPRMHAPEPYDNPLGIVFSSQVAEVAGYARLVLGGEGGDLLFYPSHGHFRRVLARGRALRFARDAWAYLRRVHAPPPVGARTAWRRLRGRGEWAPAVPEWVRPDFARRVGLHERWARFRAAETARALHPERPEGHERLLSPYWPYVFSVYDPGTTRLPVRAALPLFDLRLVDFVFAVPPVPWLPDKTLAREAMRGRLPEAVRRRPKSPVSVWPLLAHLQRYGADWSGVLEAAPEVERFVDPARVPVRAEPGRPLEDYAFVANTRAVSLARWLRQIHTPTREA
- a CDS encoding PqqD family protein, translated to MELTPGTVVRAAEGQVSTEVEGEAVILGLADEVYYGLDGAGALVWSLLAEPRTVAELRDAVVAEYEVDAETAGRDLVRLLDELRERRLVEVVS